A DNA window from Candidatus Poribacteria bacterium contains the following coding sequences:
- the xseA gene encoding exodeoxyribonuclease VII large subunit yields the protein MIGRTVYTVSEVTRAIKEIISAIGEVWIEGEVSNFRQPYSGHIYFTLKDESSQIQCVIFKPLSLRLPFRPKDGMKVLLHGRLTVYEKGGNYQILGDRIEPAGFGALQMALEQLKRKLAAEGLFDERHKKPIPKFPERIGVVTSATGAAIRDIIKVISRRYPLVHILLYPVTVQGENAAREIAEAIDGFNRLGNVDLLIVGRGGGSIEDLWAFNEEIVARSIFRSRIPVISAVGHEIDFTISDLVADLRAPTPSAAAEMAVPSVQDLNGGIEQLTSRMIAAIRSQIRPKREKLDRLSERVSPRRKLEELYEMEQRIDELYYRAMELMRGRISSMRGEVAVRSERLRRNSPERRLGELEGRLNLLAQRAYHAVLSRLMEGRSSFQGLVSRLEALSPLAVLRRGYSICQEVSGRIISDAAQVDVGDQIIVRPFKGKLRCEVLERKDG from the coding sequence TCGAGGGAGAGGTTTCCAATTTCCGCCAACCCTACTCCGGACACATCTATTTCACGCTCAAGGACGAGTCGTCGCAGATACAGTGTGTTATCTTTAAGCCGCTCTCGTTACGCCTGCCCTTCAGGCCAAAGGATGGGATGAAGGTTCTGCTGCACGGAAGGCTCACCGTCTATGAGAAAGGCGGGAATTATCAGATACTCGGCGACAGGATCGAGCCGGCGGGCTTTGGCGCCCTACAGATGGCACTCGAACAGCTCAAAAGAAAACTCGCCGCTGAGGGTCTCTTCGACGAAAGACATAAAAAACCCATACCGAAATTCCCCGAAAGGATAGGTGTCGTCACCTCAGCCACCGGGGCGGCGATAAGGGACATCATAAAGGTGATAAGCCGCCGCTATCCTCTCGTCCACATCCTGCTGTATCCCGTTACCGTCCAGGGCGAAAACGCCGCCAGGGAGATCGCCGAGGCGATAGACGGGTTCAACCGGCTTGGAAATGTGGACCTCCTGATAGTCGGCAGGGGAGGTGGATCGATAGAGGATCTGTGGGCCTTCAACGAGGAGATAGTCGCCAGAAGCATCTTCCGCTCCAGAATCCCCGTCATATCGGCGGTGGGCCACGAGATAGACTTCACCATATCCGATCTCGTTGCCGATCTCAGGGCGCCTACGCCATCGGCGGCCGCCGAGATGGCTGTCCCCAGCGTTCAGGATCTGAACGGCGGCATTGAACAACTCACATCGAGGATGATAGCGGCCATAAGGTCCCAGATCCGGCCGAAAAGGGAGAAACTGGATCGCCTCTCCGAGAGGGTCTCGCCTCGGAGAAAGCTGGAGGAGCTATATGAGATGGAGCAGAGGATCGACGAGCTGTACTACAGGGCGATGGAGCTGATGCGGGGAAGGATATCATCAATGAGAGGTGAGGTGGCGGTCAGATCTGAGAGGCTTCGGAGAAATTCACCCGAAAGGAGGCTTGGGGAGCTTGAGGGAAGATTGAACTTGCTCGCTCAAAGGGCCTATCACGCCGTCCTTTCAAGGCTGATGGAGGGAAGAAGCTCCTTTCAGGGCCTGGTATCCCGCCTGGAAGCTTTGAGCCCACTGGCCGTGCTCAGAAGGGGATATAGCATCTGTCAGGAGGTCTCCGGCCGGATCATATCCGATGCGGCCCAAGTTGATGTGGGCGATCAGATCATCGTGAGGCCCTTCAAGGGCAAGCTGAGATGTGAGGTTTTGGAGAGGAAAGATGGATAA
- a CDS encoding TetR/AcrR family transcriptional regulator, which translates to MNREERKRFIIERARELFARYGMKKTTMGDIASTCGMGKASLYYYFRSKEDIFRAVIRMEFEIFKRKAEESLSKAKSPQDKIRAYIWTRSTVLRKMANYYETFTSEYLEHYGFVERERQRLTDWEIETMRSILEEGVRQGVFEISDTKLTAVVLVFALKGLEFPWMVEQDIIELEHAIDLLLPVLFRGIEKR; encoded by the coding sequence ATGAACAGGGAGGAGAGAAAGCGTTTTATAATCGAGAGGGCGAGAGAGCTTTTCGCAAGATATGGTATGAAGAAGACCACGATGGGCGACATCGCCTCCACATGTGGCATGGGGAAGGCCTCGCTCTACTATTACTTCAGAAGCAAAGAGGATATCTTCCGGGCGGTCATCAGAATGGAGTTCGAGATATTCAAGAGGAAGGCGGAGGAGAGCCTCTCAAAGGCCAAATCGCCGCAGGATAAGATCCGGGCATATATCTGGACCAGATCGACGGTTCTCAGGAAAATGGCCAATTATTATGAAACCTTCACCTCTGAGTATTTGGAGCATTACGGCTTCGTGGAGCGTGAAAGACAGCGGTTGACCGACTGGGAGATAGAGACGATGCGATCGATACTCGAGGAGGGAGTCAGGCAAGGCGTGTTTGAGATCTCCGACACCAAGTTGACGGCGGTGGTGTTGGTCTTCGCCTTGAAGGGGCTTGAGTTCCCCTGGATGGTCGAGCAGGATATCATCGAACTCGAACATGCTATAGACCTGCTGTTGCCCGTGCTGTTCAGGGGAATTGAGAAGAGATGA
- the xseB gene encoding exodeoxyribonuclease VII small subunit — protein MDKVEKEIKFEDALKRLEEIVEMLESDELPLDKALELFEEGIRMSRLCSSILERAEMRIEELIREEDGTIRAVPFKLSEEE, from the coding sequence ATGGATAAGGTGGAAAAGGAGATCAAATTCGAGGATGCCCTTAAAAGGCTTGAGGAGATAGTCGAGATGCTTGAGTCGGACGAGCTCCCTCTGGATAAAGCCTTGGAGCTCTTCGAGGAGGGGATAAGGATGTCCAGGCTCTGTTCCTCCATTTTGGAGAGGGCTGAGATGCGAATTGAGGAGCTCATCCGTGAGGAGGATGGGACGATTCGCGCCGTCCCATTTAAGCTTTCAGAAGAGGAGTGA